The sequence below is a genomic window from Lemur catta isolate mLemCat1 chromosome 12, mLemCat1.pri, whole genome shotgun sequence.
cagGAATCCGGAGATTACATCAAGACAGTCCCCAACCTAGATCACCCCTAGCTCAGGTTCAGGAACAAGGGGAGACTCTGCCCTGCTCACATGTCTCCTTGTCATCCTGTTCATCCTATAAGACGTGTGTGTCCTCCCTGTGTATAAACAAAGAGGGAAGGGGCATGAAAATATACTACATGCAGGTACAAATGAAAAAAGGTGTGGCTGtctcctgggagacagaggaaacCTCAGAGTCACTGGAAAAGCAGCCAAGGATGGAAGAAGTGACCCTTCCTGAGGACATGCGGGTAGGAACTCCCCCCTCTGATGTGTCCACAAGAAACCTCCTGTCTGACAGTGAGCCCAGCGGGGAGGAGAAAGAGCACGAGGAGAGGGCAGAGTCAGATAGCCTGCCAGGGTCACTGGCCGTTGAGGAGAGACCAAGGGCCAGGACACCTGACTGGCTGGTGACCATGGAGAACGGCTTCAGGTGCATGGCCTGCTGCCGGGTCTTCGCCACCATGGAGCTCCTGCAGGAGCACGTGCAGTACGGGATCAGGGAGGGCTTTAGCTGCCACGTCTTTCACCTCACCATGGCTCAGCTGACGG
It includes:
- the FAM170A gene encoding protein FAM170A; protein product: MKRRQKRKHLENEESQETEKGGGISKLQEDAPQPGCTGVAKAWSLGVGEFSSTSEYFSCVSSPHKLIHAGIRRLHQDSPQPRSPLAQVQEQGETLPCSHVSLSSCSSYKTCVSSLCINKEGRGMKIYYMQVQMKKGVAVSWETEETSESLEKQPRMEEVTLPEDMRVGTPPSDVSTRNLLSDSEPSGEEKEHEERAESDSLPGSLAVEERPRARTPDWLVTMENGFRCMACCRVFATMELLQEHVQYGIREGFSCHVFHLTMAQLTGNVESESTQEEEEDEGEEEEEKQEEKENEGEQPTREDLGPWRPWSQCPGCVFHSPKDRNN